A portion of the Magnolia sinica isolate HGM2019 chromosome 17, MsV1, whole genome shotgun sequence genome contains these proteins:
- the LOC131231556 gene encoding uncharacterized protein LOC131231556 isoform X1, with amino-acid sequence MRRVVCFLSATSSTFNAFCYGIIQGSVNLVRDATCWQCEHEWRQDVAVITKWLSGMSPRITAKVALNHEWFSAVSLPKSKDFMPTFPAQHAQNRFAGNLLKGQTVGVIGAGYIG; translated from the exons ATGAGGCGTGTTGTCTGTTTTCTCAGTGCTACATCTTCCACCTTTAATGCATTTTGTTATGGCATTATTCAGGGTTCTGTAAATCTTGTACGGGATGCCACCTGCTGGCAGTGCGAACATGAGTGGCGGCAGGATGTTGCTGTCATTACAAAGTGGTTGTCAGGGATGTCTCCG CGAATAACAGCAAAAGTTGCTCTGAACCATGAGTGGTTTAGTGCGGTCTCTCTGCCCAAATCAAAAGATTTTATGCCGACATTTCCTGCTCAACATGCCCAAAACag GTTTGCTGGTAATTTACTCAAAGGGCAGACAGTTGGAGTGATTGGAGCAGGTTATATTGGATGA
- the LOC131231556 gene encoding uncharacterized protein LOC131231556 isoform X2 — protein sequence MRRVVCFLSATSSTFNAFCYGIIQGSVNLVRDATCWQCEHEWRQDVAVITKWLSGMSPRITAKVALNHEWFSAVSLPKSKDFMPTFPAQHAQNRNSCIKNQ from the exons ATGAGGCGTGTTGTCTGTTTTCTCAGTGCTACATCTTCCACCTTTAATGCATTTTGTTATGGCATTATTCAGGGTTCTGTAAATCTTGTACGGGATGCCACCTGCTGGCAGTGCGAACATGAGTGGCGGCAGGATGTTGCTGTCATTACAAAGTGGTTGTCAGGGATGTCTCCG CGAATAACAGCAAAAGTTGCTCTGAACCATGAGTGGTTTAGTGCGGTCTCTCTGCCCAAATCAAAAGATTTTATGCCGACATTTCCTGCTCAACATGCCCAAAACag AAACTCCTGCATCAAAAACCAATGA
- the LOC131231833 gene encoding multiple organellar RNA editing factor 8, chloroplastic/mitochondrial-like yields the protein MENVVFQLFEFSFGGFFVIGQPGVLWVLPDSYLNVLNKDYGGDLFIDGKVIHRPQFRFNERQQTRNRPRPRYDRRRETMQVERREPLQQRREPGSQPMPMGGQGLSRGEQRDSAPNQGEPHEWTGQPGVLWVLPDSYLNVPNKDYGGDLFVDGEVIHRPQFRFNERQQTRNRPRPWYDRRRETMQVERREPLQQRREPRSQPMPMGGQGLSRGEQRDSAPNQGEPCEVMPDNFGRDTKMD from the exons atggaAAATGTTGTATTTCAG ctatttgaattttcatttggtGGGTTCTTTGTGATTG GGCAACCTGGTGTTCTTTGGGTATTGCCAGATTCTTACCTCAATGTGCTGAACAAGGACTACGGAG gtGATCTGTTCATTGATGGTAAAGTCATCCATAGACCACAGTTCCGTTTCAATGAGAGGCAGCAAACTAGGAATAGGCCTCGGCCACGGTATGATAGGCGGCGGGAAACAATGCAGGTTGAAAGAAGGGAGCCGTTGCAACAACGGAGGGAGCCCGGGTCACAGCCGATGCCAATGGGTGGTCAAGGGTTATCTCGAGGAGAACAGAGAGATTCAGCTCCTAATCAGGGAGAACCTCATGAG TGGACAGGGCAACCTGGTGTTCTTTGGGTATTGCCAGATTCTTACCTCAATGTGCCGAACAAGGACTACGGAG gaGATCTGTTCGTTGATGGTGAAGTCATCCATAGACCACAGTTCCGTTTCAATGAGAGGCAGCAAACTAGGAATAGGCCTCGGCCATGGTATGATAGGCGGCGGGAAACAATGCAGGTTGAAAGAAGGGAGCCGTTGCAACAACGGAGGGAGCCCAGGTCACAGCCGATGCCAATGGGTGGGCAAGGGTTATCTCGAGGAGAACAGAGAGATTCAGCACCTAATCAGGGAGAACCTTGTGAGGTGATGCCTGATAATTTCGGCCGGGATACTAAAATGGACTAA